Part of the Kordiimonas pumila genome is shown below.
AAAATAAGTAACTTGCTTAATAGTACTAATAAGCAGTTAGCAAACTGTCAATCGCCAGATTTTTCCTTTTATTCCATAAATAATCTCAATATATTTTCAAAATTACTGAAAAATAAATGATTATAAGTACTATTATGCAATTAAATATGATATAGGGTTACAAAAGAAACTCTTGCAATAAACCCCACACGTCACCCCAAGCAGCACACGGCATTTTATTGCAATATAGTATTTTTATACAATCATAATAGATAATAAAAAAATTCTTATTATTGGCTTATATAGTGACATTTTTATAAAATTAATTACTCATATAAGACTTGCATTGACATACCTACTATTTCCAGCGTAACGTATTTTCATGAAATCCCAGCTCCACAAGCTTATTTGAGGAGACACAGGCGGGGAGGCCTAGGGATTGTCAAGGGGAAGGAAAAAAAATGCGCTACCATTCAACCACATCTTTTTCTGTCATGGCGTGGGCTTTGCTTGCGTCTTCAACCTATACCGCAGCAGCTACAGCAGAGAATGCCGCTGCGGAACCAAGGCAACTTGAAGAAATACTTATTACATCGCAGCGCCGCGAAGTTGGCTTGCAAGACAGCGCCGTTGCTGTTTCTGCGGTTACAGGCGCATCACTGGAGAAAGATCGGATTTATAACTACTCTGACCTTGCTCGTAGTGTTGCTTCACTTTCATACACAGAAAACTCGCCGCTCGACCAAGAATTCAATATTCGCGGCATTACCAACACGCGCCTTGATGCGCCGTCCGCCGACCAATCTATCGGTATATTCATCGATGATGTATATGTTGGCCGCTCTGGCTTATTAAACGCAGACTTTTACGACATTGAACGCGTAGAAGTGGTGCGCGGCCCACAAGGTGTGCTACTTGGTCGTAATGTTGTTGGCGGTGCTATCAGCATTATTACAGCAAAACCAGAAGAAGAAACATCAGCCCATGTTACGTTTGGATACGGTAATTATAATGCCATGCATACATCTGGTTATATTACTGGTTCTTTAAGCGATTCTCTCACAGGCCGTTTCTCCTTTCAGGCCCGGCACCATGATGGCTACAACCATGATATCCTGCATGACCGCGACCTTGATAACCTTGATTCCATACAGATGCGCGGCCAGCTTGCATATGCACCAGATGGCTCTGATTTCAGTGCCCGCCTGATTGTAGATTATATGAAAGATAGCTCTAACGGCATTCACCGTGTCGCTATTGCAGACCCAAACAACCCTGGGTTAAACCCATGGAGCACAACGCGTGCCTTCATTGCAGCAAACCGCGAAGGTGGGCTTAGCATCAGGGAAAGCTTGCCAGAGCACCCACGTTATAAGGGTGACAACTTCGATACACCCCAAGGCCATAAACGTGAAGCCCTTGGCCTAACCTTGCAAATGGAGAACAAAATCAGCGATGATATTGTTCTCACCAGCATAACAGGGTACCGCGACGGTGATGCAACAGGCGTGTACGACCAATCCGGCGCTGGCCCAGACAGCGGCTTTGGAGTCATAAGCCCCTTTGCGTTTTCATTTCCTGTGAATGAAGAAGAAAAAATTTCTCAGTTCACACAAGAGCTACGCTTAACATCTGATTATAGCGATAGTCGTTTTGACTGGATTTTAGGTGCATATTATCAACATGACAAAGTTGATAAGTACGATAAATACTGGGGCGAGATTCCTGTGGGTTTACCTTCTATTTCTGGTGAATCTCACTGGGATAATGTCGGTAAAACCACCAGTTATGCAGCCTTTGGCCAAGTTGGGTACCAATTTGCTGACGCATGGA
Proteins encoded:
- a CDS encoding TonB-dependent receptor gives rise to the protein MRYHSTTSFSVMAWALLASSTYTAAATAENAAAEPRQLEEILITSQRREVGLQDSAVAVSAVTGASLEKDRIYNYSDLARSVASLSYTENSPLDQEFNIRGITNTRLDAPSADQSIGIFIDDVYVGRSGLLNADFYDIERVEVVRGPQGVLLGRNVVGGAISIITAKPEEETSAHVTFGYGNYNAMHTSGYITGSLSDSLTGRFSFQARHHDGYNHDILHDRDLDNLDSIQMRGQLAYAPDGSDFSARLIVDYMKDSSNGIHRVAIADPNNPGLNPWSTTRAFIAANREGGLSIRESLPEHPRYKGDNFDTPQGHKREALGLTLQMENKISDDIVLTSITGYRDGDATGVYDQSGAGPDSGFGVISPFAFSFPVNEEEKISQFTQELRLTSDYSDSRFDWILGAYYQHDKVDKYDKYWGEIPVGLPSISGESHWDNVGKTTSYAAFGQVGYQFADAWKLTAGLRYSRDKKSGTVTGIAVETGDQFFPNDTVSLTPIVGLAEGESFTTEYGESWGEFTPQAILEFTPTDNLMLYVSAAKGYKGGGFEDTPANAVAAQIAYDPETVTSYEVGAKWEFLDGRARLNTAAFTMDYKNLQVTQTDDGCLCNITDNAADAKIKGIETELQFVATDFLYIWAAGTILDTEYKDFIDSNGLVNTGNKLQRTPNYQFNIGAEVTTDFMDMPDALQIRANYSQQGKLYWLPDNFQYEDSYGLLDARITLHPADSNWSFSIWGKNLTDKLYRTNIIAFLGDEVSTLGTPRTYGIELSLDF